Genomic window (Alteromonas pelagimontana):
AAGTTTTTCTTGTCATTATAAAACGCCTTTTGGTGCTGGAGTGCGAAAAGAATTACGTAAAGTTAACAATAGTTAAACATTCGCGATGTGGTAAGGCGTTTTAAGGAAAAAATTCAGCAATAGGTGCTATCAGCTTACTCAGAAAGAAAGCGGAGGGTGTCAAGGCAGGCTAGTGCACGCAGTTGTTTTAGTTGCAGGATTACTGATTAATTCAGGTGGATTAGTATTACTCACGAGCAGGAGCATGCCCGCGATTGCAGGTTCAGAGGGTGTAGCGAGAGCAACCTAACCCGGGTAAAACATCGATATAATACCCGCAGCGCGTTTCATTACGGCAATATCACGATCGCCCCATTTTACAGGCCGTCCAACGGCTTCACAGGATAATAATCCCACTGGCTTGAAGTTTTGATGAAACATAAAATCAAGTACCGAGTAAATTTTATTAGGCTCCAGATAGGATTCGGTAAAATCAGTCGTATCGGGATGGGAGCGGGCATCAGAAGCCACTACAAGCTCGTTTTTCAAAATGGTATCGAAATAGGCAGGAAATTGCGCCTGGCGTAGCACCATATTGTTGACATCGTTACGGGGCACACCCTCATGGCGCATGACACACCGAATTGTTTGGCGGTCGTCTTCAAATCGCCACAAGCTTATTCGATTCGCTTGAGGAACGGTTTTTTTAATGCAGGTGCAAATAGCTATATTTTTTTTATCTTCAGAAAGGTTCTGACGACTTAACTTGATTGTGAGCTCAGTTAAGGGGTCGATATCAACCATTACTACAGCCTCGCCATATCAACTTCATTGACCAGGTAGTTAAGCATTCATCCATAATTATCGCAAGGGGCAATTTTTTTGGGATTACGGCGTCACTGAAGTCACGCCCGATCCCGCTTCCATTCTGATGAAGTGCATGTCCCGGTATTCGTGGTTGGCTTTTACCTTATCGGTAAAAGGATAAAAATCTACAGCGATGACTTCACGCTGTGTGTTAACCCTAAAATGCGCAAAGGCATCACTGGCGGCATTTTGGTTATCCCAGCGTACTACAAAAGTATGATCATCAAAGGGTTCCAACGAGCCCCTCAGCGTGGGCATTTTTTTTGCCTTTAATCGCAGCTTGTCGCCTTGTTGCGTTACTTCTACCTGCCCAAACCATCGGTCCTCAAAAGTGCCGGTATACTTTTCTAACGGTAGAATTACTGTTCCACTGCCTTGCGGCGTGCTGTGCTTTGATAAGTAAATTTGCTCCTGCTTGTCCTGATAAACCTGATATTGCTTAATCCAATTCTGTTGCGGTTGCTCTGCGGTGAGATATCCTTTGAGAATAGTTTGCATAACAGCGCCTCTCGCTCCGTAATTAGAACCGTTATTGAGTATCACGACGCCTGCACTGATGTCTGGAACAAAGGCCACGTAGGCTTGATAGCCAGAAAGGGTGCCGGTGTGGGAAATAACCTGATGACCAAAGACATCGGATAACCGCCAGCCAATGCCATAGGCTTTGAATAAGGTGTGGTCCCACTCCTTGTCAGTATCATCCACACTGAGAACGGTATGTGCTGACAACATAGTGTCAATACTTTTATCTGTCAGCAACTGGTTGCCATCAGGCGATTTCCCCTTGTTCAGCCACATTTGCACCCACTTAAGCATATCAGTGGCGTTACAGGCAATGCCTCCCGCTGCCGCCGAAACGATCCCGGTGACACCAATTTGATTGCGCACTACAGGATAAATTCCTCGCTTATCATTGTGACCGTAACTGACAGCAGCATTAGTTAATTTTTCGGGCGGCATGTCACCGGCAAAGCAACTCATATCTAAGGGGGCAAAAATTCGCTTGGCAACAAACTCTTCCCAAGGCTGGTCGCTTATGCTGGCAACCAGTTCTCCGGCGGTAATGTACATAACATTACTGTAAGCGTAATCGCTGCGAAAGCTGCTTTGTGGCGTAAGATAACGTAAGTTATGAATTATTTCGCTACGGGTAAAGCCGCTGGGTTCCGGCCAAAGCATGCTGTCGCCTGCACCAGAAACCAGCCCACTGCGATGGGTAAGTAAGTCAATAATCTGAAACTCTCTGGTTACCCAGGGATCCTGCATCGCAAATTCAGGCAAATACCGCGTAACTCTGTCGCGCCATTGCAGCTTGCCATCATCAACTAACATAGCAACAGAGGCGCCGGTAAAGGCTTTGGTGGTGGAAGCCAGGCGAAAATAGGTTTCAGGGGTGACGGGTAAATCGTTAGCTAAATCGCGCTTACCATGGCCCGCTAAATA
Coding sequences:
- a CDS encoding GAF domain-containing protein, with translation MVDIDPLTELTIKLSRQNLSEDKKNIAICTCIKKTVPQANRISLWRFEDDRQTIRCVMRHEGVPRNDVNNMVLRQAQFPAYFDTILKNELVVASDARSHPDTTDFTESYLEPNKIYSVLDFMFHQNFKPVGLLSCEAVGRPVKWGDRDIAVMKRAAGIISMFYPG
- a CDS encoding serine hydrolase — encoded protein: MSHYLSLRIFTVIFSLMLCSFAALGETINRLPQQLSQLPEVIDSALETFYTPGMAVGIIKDGKVVYLAGHGKRDLANDLPVTPETYFRLASTTKAFTGASVAMLVDDGKLQWRDRVTRYLPEFAMQDPWVTREFQIIDLLTHRSGLVSGAGDSMLWPEPSGFTRSEIIHNLRYLTPQSSFRSDYAYSNVMYITAGELVASISDQPWEEFVAKRIFAPLDMSCFAGDMPPEKLTNAAVSYGHNDKRGIYPVVRNQIGVTGIVSAAAGGIACNATDMLKWVQMWLNKGKSPDGNQLLTDKSIDTMLSAHTVLSVDDTDKEWDHTLFKAYGIGWRLSDVFGHQVISHTGTLSGYQAYVAFVPDISAGVVILNNGSNYGARGAVMQTILKGYLTAEQPQQNWIKQYQVYQDKQEQIYLSKHSTPQGSGTVILPLEKYTGTFEDRWFGQVEVTQQGDKLRLKAKKMPTLRGSLEPFDDHTFVVRWDNQNAASDAFAHFRVNTQREVIAVDFYPFTDKVKANHEYRDMHFIRMEAGSGVTSVTP